The sequence TCCGTCCACTGCGGGGCCTGCCAGAAGGCGATCTCATGGCCGTCCGGATCACGGACCACCAGCGTCTTTTCCCCGTACGCGGTGGTCTCCGGCGGCGGGACGTCCAGGCCGCGCGAGGTCAACGCCTGCCAGTATGAAGCCAGGTTGTCCCCCGCGAACTCCAGGTACAGGCGCCGTCCCGGCGCGAGCTCTTCGAACACGTCGTGCATCCAGGGGCGGACGTCGGCCACCTCGCGGCGGGCGAGGAGCAGCGGCGCCCCTGCGGGCGGGTCGACCTGCGCCACGCCCTGATCCCGGTCTTCCCAGGCCACGTTGAACCCGAGCGCCTCACGGTAAAAGGCGAGGGCCCGGTCCAGGTCGTCCACGCGCACCGCGTGGAGCGGTTTACGGGTCATACGGGCAGCCTCCTTCGAAACTGGGCGGACGTTGCGGAACCATTGGCGGGAGGGCGCTGGGCCCCCCGGCGTGGCCGGCTCAGCGTCTATCCACCTTCCGTTCCAGCGCGGCGATGCGTCGCTCGTGGTCCTCTACGCGGGCGCGCACGTCCACGCCCTCGATCCAGGCCTTGAACTGGTGGGACTGATCCTCGAACAGGACCTTGATCTGCCGCATCTGTTCGGCGAAGAGTTCCTCGATCCGCCGGTCCTGCTTGGCGAACTCTTCCTTGATCCATCGGTCCTGCTCGGCAAACCGCTCCGCGATCCGGCGATCCTGCTCCGCGAACCGCTCCTCAATGCGGCGATCCTGCTCGGCAAATCGCTCCTCAATGCGGCGATCCTGCTCGGCGAATCGCTCGTCGATCCGCCGGTTCTGCTCGGCGAAGCGCTCGTCAATACGGCGGTCCTGCTCGGCAAACCGCTCCTCGATCCGGCGGTCCTGCTCCGCAAACCGCGCTTCGAATTCCGCAC is a genomic window of Clostridia bacterium containing:
- a CDS encoding VOC family protein — encoded protein: MTRKPLHAVRVDDLDRALAFYREALGFNVAWEDRDQGVAQVDPPAGAPLLLARREVADVRPWMHDVFEELAPGRRLYLEFAGDNLASYWQALTSRGLDVPPPETTAYGEKTLVVRDPDGHEIAFWQAPQWTDEELLDIYASAPRRLREALTGLRDEHLDLARAPGKWTIRQTVHHVADSDATTLVRLMMMLAEPGR